TGTCCTAAGACCTGCTCAGAAACTAATAATTGTAATATACCTTGGTCTGCATCAATTAAAATCATATCCCCTGTTTCAACTCGAGAAAGCACCTCATTATCTAGCGCTTCTGGCGTAACATGAATTGCAGCGGGAACTTTACCTGAAGCACCTGACATACGCCCGTCAGTGACTAAAGCAACTTGATATCCTTTATCCATAAGCACACCGAGCTTGGGTGTTAATTGATGCAATTCTGGCATCCCACAGGCTTTAGGTCCTTGAAAGCGAACTACAACCACACAATCCTGATTTAACATCCCTTTTTGAAACATCTCCGCAAACTCTTCCTGACTGGAACAAACTACGGCGGGTGCTTCAATCTTACTTTTTCCTGGGGCGAGTCCGGAGGTTTTGATTACAGCACGTCCTATATTGCCACTTAAAACTTGTACCCCCCCTTGGGGCTTAAAAGGAGTTTTAGCTGAAATTAATACACGCTCATCACTCGAACTAGAAGGGCCAGAAACCCAGAGTAATTGTTCATTGTCCAATATGGGCTGTGCCGTATATCTTTGCAAACCATGTCCCATCACCGTATCAACATCTTCATGTAATAGCTCCGCTTCCAAAAGGGTATGGATAAAATAGGCCATACCACCAGCTCTTTGAAAATGATTAATGTCTGCATATCCATTAGGATAAATTTTGGCAATTAGGGGAGTAACCGCAGATAATTGAGCAAAATCATCCCAATTGATCGAGTAACCTGCCATACTCGCTATAGCAATCAAATGCATCGTATGATTGGTTGAACCACCAGATGCCAACAAAGCGACTATCCCATTAACAATGTTTTTGACATCGAAGATCTTGCCTATGGGCAGATAGTGCTCATCCAAATCGGTTAAAGAAAGAATCCGTTGCGCTGCATGCCGAGTTAACGCATCGCGCAATGGAGTATTCGGATTGATAAATGATGAACCCGGAAGTTGCAACCCCATCGTTTCTATAATCAGTTGGTTGGAATTTGCCGTGCCATAAAAAGTACATGTACCTGCAGAATGATACGAGGCGGCTTCTGCCTCAAGCAGTGCTTTTTTATCTGTTTTTCCTTCCGCATATAATTGACGGATACGTGCTTTTTCCTCATTTGATATTCCTGAAGGCATAGGACCTGCTGGAATAAAAATAAACGGTAAATGGCCAAAACTCAATGCGGCCATTAATAAACCAGGCACAATTTTATCGCAAATACCCAGCATGAGTCCGCCATCAAACATATTATGTGACAGCCCTACAGCTGCTGACATGGCAATCACATCCCGGCTTAATAAGCTTAACTCCATTCCTGACTGGCCTTGGGTTATCCCATCACACATTGCAGGAACACCCCCTGCAAATTGTGCGACACCTCCTGCTTCAGAAATAGCCTCTTTAATTAAAGAGGGGTAATTCAGGTAAGGTTGATGTGCAGAAAGCATGTCGTTATAAGCAGAAACAATAGCAATATTGGCTTTGGTCATACCGCTCAGGTTGGCTTTATCCTGCTTCACACAGGCAGCAAAACCATGCGCTAAATTGCCACAATGCAGTATGCTGCGTTGAGGCCCTTTTATACGCGATTTTTCAATATGCTTCAGATATAAATCTCTGGTATGAGTACTGCGTTTACGAATGCGATCAGTAACTTCAGCTACAACCGGGTGCATTTTTTTTCCTTAAGGTGCATACAACACCTGAACATTGGCATCTGCATTATTTAAAAAAGCACTAACTGGCATAACTCTGGGATCGTGCTCTGCCATTGCTTGATGCAACACAGCCAGTTTTTTGTGGCCTAATAAATGAAAAAAAATCACGCGACTATTTAACAATCTTTTTTTAGATAAGCTTATTCGTTGATGAGATGCTTTTT
This sequence is a window from Legionella cherrii. Protein-coding genes within it:
- the edd gene encoding phosphogluconate dehydratase → MHPVVAEVTDRIRKRSTHTRDLYLKHIEKSRIKGPQRSILHCGNLAHGFAACVKQDKANLSGMTKANIAIVSAYNDMLSAHQPYLNYPSLIKEAISEAGGVAQFAGGVPAMCDGITQGQSGMELSLLSRDVIAMSAAVGLSHNMFDGGLMLGICDKIVPGLLMAALSFGHLPFIFIPAGPMPSGISNEEKARIRQLYAEGKTDKKALLEAEAASYHSAGTCTFYGTANSNQLIIETMGLQLPGSSFINPNTPLRDALTRHAAQRILSLTDLDEHYLPIGKIFDVKNIVNGIVALLASGGSTNHTMHLIAIASMAGYSINWDDFAQLSAVTPLIAKIYPNGYADINHFQRAGGMAYFIHTLLEAELLHEDVDTVMGHGLQRYTAQPILDNEQLLWVSGPSSSSDERVLISAKTPFKPQGGVQVLSGNIGRAVIKTSGLAPGKSKIEAPAVVCSSQEEFAEMFQKGMLNQDCVVVVRFQGPKACGMPELHQLTPKLGVLMDKGYQVALVTDGRMSGASGKVPAAIHVTPEALDNEVLSRVETGDMILIDADQGILQLLVSEQVLGQRTKAVLHEPAFHFGTGRELFTSLRSQFTGAEQGACSLFQGKESCYES